The following are encoded in a window of Schistocerca gregaria isolate iqSchGreg1 unplaced genomic scaffold, iqSchGreg1.2 ptg000720l, whole genome shotgun sequence genomic DNA:
- the LOC126320379 gene encoding wee1-like protein kinase 2 isoform X4, producing the protein MDGWNYAVKCIHFTTCKQRDRLINEVYLMASFSHPNIVEYHSSWMDESNIYIQMEYCNGGSLETWWKYNQDSSFAEKEAKLCKVIQHIALALDYLHTQENAVHLDIKPANIFVQYHSSVYYTYKLGDFGSMQKIPLANECFDYENSFLGYKKKQELNLSKIECDDIDEGDGRYLAPELLKDQVDVRLLGRADIYAVGCSILELAGGQLLPNHSEFSSEDVSNPPVLLPRGYSVKFASLLSKMLDSDPSKRPSARVLLMDQEIGSTESRILLLQKEVYQLQQENRLMREQLQANSVNCRLSSF; encoded by the coding sequence ATGGATGGATGGAACTatgctgttaagtgtattcattttACTACCTGCAAGCAGCGAGACCGTCTAATCAATGAAGTTTACCTAATGGCATCTTTTTCGCATCCTAACATCGTAGAGTACCATTCCTCTTGGATGGATGAATCAAATATTTATATTCAAATGGAATATTGTAATGGTGGCTCTCTAGAAACTTGGTGGAAATACAATCAAGACTCTAGTTTCGCTGAAAAAGAAGCAAAACTTTGTAAGGTAATTCAGCACATTGCTCTTGCCTTAGATTATCTACATACGCAGGAAAATGCAGTCCATTTAGATATCAAACCGGCCAATATTTTCGTGCAATATCATTCTTCAGTTTATTATACATATAAGCTCGGCGACTTTGGCTCCATGCAGAAAATCCCTCTAGCAAATGAATGTTTCGACTATGAGAACAGCTTTTTGGGGTATAAAAAAAAGCAAGAATTAAATTTAAGTAAAATAGAATGTGATGACATAGATGAAGGTGACGGGCGGTACTTGGCACCAGAGCTGCTGAAAGATCAAGTGGATGTTAGATTATTAGGTCGTGCAGACATCTATGCTGTTGGATGTAGCATTTTGGAGCTAGCTGGGGGTCAGCTATTACCCAATCACTCTGAATTTTCTAGTGAGGATGTGTCTAACCCCCCAGTTTTATTACCTCGTGGATACAGTGTCAAGTTTGCTAGCCTACTTAGCAAAATGCTCGATTCGGATCCATCTAAAAGACCCAGTGCGCGCGTCCTTTTAATGGATCAAGAAATAGGCTCAACGGAGTCTAGGATTCTGCTCCTACAAAAAGAAGTCTATCAGCTACAACAAGAAAATCGCCTCATGAGAGAACAACTTCAAGccaattctgtaaactgtagacttagTTCATTTTAA
- the LOC126320379 gene encoding wee1-like protein kinase 2 isoform X3, whose amino-acid sequence MPGEINPVLGNEKSTQGSGNLMLNKDNKNYTSVHLSNFLKRRSSETQTTFNSPRSDASNGSPKLMNAGYFTPPTSPDIPTNCPPTPVHQKTPGNIGDEILKTFSSARSNISKRDCISPTRQNNFNFETIKRKCLNSLNHSNYDPSNSNTRTIMPYLTYHYTSISENTGFIPLKPTLCKPTPTKVLSINRNPYSPCNTSSSYSNIEIPYDSSPARLLLDFHLEQELGKGSFGSVILCTHRMDGWNYAVKCIHFTTCKQRDRLINEVYLMASFSHPNIVEYHSSWMDESNIYIQMEYCNGGSLETWWKYNQDSSFAEKEAKLCKVIQHIALALDYLHTQENAVHLDIKPANIFVQYHSSVYYTYKLGDFGSMQKIPLANECFDYENSFLGYKKKQELNLSKIECDDIDEGDGRYLAPELLKDQVDVRLLGRADIYAVGCSILELAGGQLLPNHSEFSSEDVSNPPVLLPRGYSVKFASLLSKMLDSDPSKRPSARVLLMDQEIGSTESRILLLQKEVYQLQQENRLMREQLQANSVNCRLSSF is encoded by the exons ATGCCAGGTGAAATAAACCCGGTTTTGGGAAACGAGAAATCGACCCAAGGAAGCGGTAATTTGATGCTTAACAAAGACAATAAGAATTACACAAGTGTTCATCTATCTAAT TTCTTAAAAAGAAGAAGCTCAGAAACACAAACTACATTTAATTCTCCGCGGTCTGATGCGTCAAATGGCTCGCCTAAATTGATGAACGCGGGATATTTTACACCGCCCACCTCCCCT GACATTCCCACAAACTGTCCCCCAACACCAGTTCATCAAAAGACACCTGGTAACATCGGGGATGAGATACTTAAAACGTTTA GTTCTGCTAGATCTAATATATCTAAAAGAGACTGTATTTCTCCTACCAggcaaaataactttaattttgAGACCATCAAAAGAAAGTGTTTAAATAGCCTCAATCATTCAAACTATGATCCCTCTAATTCTAACACTCGGACTATTATGCCTTACTTGACCTATCACTACACATCAATATCTGAAAACACAGGATTTATTCCTTTAAAGCCTACATTGTGCAAACCTACTCCGACAAAGGTTCTCAGTATCAATCGTAATCCATATTCCCCATGTAATACGTCATCTTCTTATTCTAATATTGAAATACCTTATGACTCTTCTCCCGCGCGtttgctattagattttcatttagaGCAAGAGCTTGGGAAAGGATCTTTTGGCTCTGTAATTCTATGTACTCACCGAATGGATGGATGGAACTatgctgttaagtgtattcattttACTACCTGCAAGCAGCGAGACCGTCTAATCAATGAAGTTTACCTAATGGCATCTTTTTCGCATCCTAACATCGTAGAGTACCATTCCTCTTGGATGGATGAATCAAATATTTATATTCAAATGGAATATTGTAATGGTGGCTCTCTAGAAACTTGGTGGAAATACAATCAAGACTCTAGTTTCGCTGAAAAAGAAGCAAAACTTTGTAAGGTAATTCAGCACATTGCTCTTGCCTTAGATTATCTACATACGCAGGAAAATGCAGTCCATTTAGATATCAAACCGGCCAATATTTTCGTGCAATATCATTCTTCAGTTTATTATACATATAAGCTCGGCGACTTTGGCTCCATGCAGAAAATCCCTCTAGCAAATGAATGTTTCGACTATGAGAACAGCTTTTTGGGGTATAAAAAAAAGCAAGAATTAAATTTAAGTAAAATAGAATGTGATGACATAGATGAAGGTGACGGGCGGTACTTGGCACCAGAGCTGCTGAAAGATCAAGTGGATGTTAGATTATTAGGTCGTGCAGACATCTATGCTGTTGGATGTAGCATTTTGGAGCTAGCTGGGGGTCAGCTATTACCCAATCACTCTGAATTTTCTAGTGAGGATGTGTCTAACCCCCCAGTTTTATTACCTCGTGGATACAGTGTCAAGTTTGCTAGCCTACTTAGCAAAATGCTCGATTCGGATCCATCTAAAAGACCCAGTGCGCGCGTCCTTTTAATGGATCAAGAAATAGGCTCAACGGAGTCTAGGATTCTGCTCCTACAAAAAGAAGTCTATCAGCTACAACAAGAAAATCGCCTCATGAGAGAACAACTTCAAGccaattctgtaaactgtagacttagTTCATTTTAA
- the LOC126320475 gene encoding uncharacterized protein LOC126320475, with protein sequence MAANVVDKKSIDNAKAKIFAGSKTRGFIILGYAPGSMTNIVLQTQMEDGTVENLVSKLDDSQVQYALIRIPDKKDLTDTVRDVMVAWAGPKVKAVEKSKKKTHTGYMKEVLAPFHADLEAISKANFTEAVLKDRSNPLSGSHVID encoded by the exons ATGGCTGCTAATGTTGTTGACAAAAAAAGTATAGACAACGCTAAAGCCAAGATATTCGCTGGTTCTAAGACTAGAGGATT TATCATCCTTGGCTATGCTCCAGGTTCAATGACAAACATAGTCTTGCAGACTCAAATGGAAGATGGCACTGttgaaaatctggtttctaaattagATG ACTCTCAAGTTCAATATGCTCTGATTCGAATACCAGACAAAAAAGATCTGACAGACACGGTCAGAGACGTCATGGTTGCCTGGGCAG GTCCAAAGGTCAAAGCCGTAGAAAAGAGCAAGAAGAAGACGCACACTGGATATATGAAAGAGGTTCTGGCTCCTTTTCATGCCGACCTGGAAGCTATTTCAAAAGCGAACTTTACTGAAGCCGTTCTGAAAGACCGCTCTAACCCGCTTTCCGGATCTCATGTGATTGATTGA
- the LOC126320474 gene encoding uncharacterized protein LOC126320474 has protein sequence MTNSHLATEAKKIWKKFNDSVVDFFKLHESSEPYPEEPETPRKLISNLEGDDGSNWHVDAHLSQYTSGLSSRRKRTIHELVYQMPNGPCYVCEHCSHLCNASKKIKDDDKDAHAAVEQIADMNNPISLEATDSLGSSSEASSTSYISRVLERSRHKHKSLHQTTKKSSARKKSQTHVKPVTPTKDFLDDSNTIDPHDTPAISKSPSDAHTVSYPDVVKHLDDSLSSSDKDFYSKTPPADKDDSFGQDQFQLSIEWPARPILEDEGFNTFQWVRLNGEKFSIGDSAYIVSGTEEPYISEILELNLTSDNKATCKVVQWQKVADLTHLSGHPQEILRSEFVREHPISAIDVSKKPVVKFTSNPSEIENLPDHFFCYRSYDHKKQTIQNLTIPPDTQ, from the exons ATGACTAACTCTCATCTAGCAACTGAAGCAAAAAAAATATGGAAGAAATTCAACGATTCAGTTGTAGATTTTTTTAAGCTTCACGAGAGTTCTGAACCTTACCCTGAAGAACCAGAAACGCCTAGAAAATTGATATCTAACCTTGAAGGAGATGACGGTAGTAATTGGCATGTAGATGCTCACCTGTCTCAATACACCTCTGGCCTTTCATCCAGACGGAAAAGAACAATTCATGAATTAGTTTATCA GATGCCAAATGGACCGTGTTATGTATGTGAACACTGTTCACATCTATGTAACGCTTCTAAGAAAATAAAAGATGATGATAAAGATGCACACGCAGCAGTTGAACAAATAGCCGATATGAATAATCCAATATCACTTGAAGCAACTGATTCACTCGGCTCTAGTTCGGAGGCTTCCTCAACCTCCTACATTAGCCGCGTGCTCGAAAGGTCCAGACACAAACATAAATCTCTTCATCAAACAACCAAAAAATCTAGTGCTaggaaaaaatcacaaacacatgTTAAGCCGGTTACCCCGACGAAAGACTTTCTAGACGACTCGAATACTATTGATCCCCACGATACACCTGCGATATCTAAATCTCCTTCAGATGCACATACTGTGTCCTATCCAGATGTCGTGAAGCATCTAGACGACAGCTTGTCCTCTTCTGACAAAGATTTTTATTCAAAAACTCCGCCTGCTGATAAAGATGATTCATTCGGTCAAGATCAATTTCAGCTTTCAATCGAATGGCCAGCTCGGCCCATTCTCGAGGATGAAGGCTTCAACACTTTTCAGTGGGTTCGTCTCAATGGCGAAAAATTTTCTATTGGTGACAGTGCCTATATAGTTTCTGGCACAGAAGAACCCTATATCTCTGAAATATTAGAGCTAAATCTCACCTCGGACAACAAGGCTACATGCAAGGTCGTTCAATGGCAAAAGGTGGCTGATCTAACGCATTTATCGGGCCATCCTCAGGAAATCTTAAGGTCCGAATTTGTTCGCGAGCACCCCATCTCTGCCATCGATGTATCCAAAAAGCCTGTTGTCAAGTTCACTTCTAATCCCTCTGAAATTGAAAACCTGCCTGACCATTTTTTTTGCTATCGCTCTTATGACCATAAAAAACAGACTATACAAAATCTCACAATACCCCCAGATACACAATAA
- the LOC126320473 gene encoding uncharacterized protein LOC126320473 isoform X1, translated as MSKRSSISESSNGYTSTSSFSTEGHSSDSGEYTNEGVSVKHLNPATPRHTNTIPESVTKNSAAAESHTENSKERSQSESSRNLDQSDANGQEASASEASESKSRSFEKKQPDSQKVKLNWRARRRLRKKKKKQNIGGLYHSMTIEKVCETVQTTTDVLEVGLSSIEAKNRLLENGPNKLSLHQGPGFISLLFKHVATGLTFILLVSVIVSLSTKNWIEAGVVLAVMVANVMIGFVQEIKSEKTLSALKKLSAPCARVIRDEHTIEIPSPNVVVGDILLLEPGDVIAADTRLFYTSNLQVDEALLTGEAEPVEKATNVIEDSDAPLGDRLNMAYASCVVSRGRGKGIVVETGNRTQIGAIAHQLDTKTKSTSSPIQNKLEFMTWILFGLSIVLSVIVMAVNEFEFEDSVYIVFAVSIGIAIVPESLIVVVTLATSVGVRKMARERAIVRRLTALETLGQITNICSDKTGTLTQAKMIASSVWLPDHGFFTVEGTGLQIVGDIVRSPQMLKNFNSAFPNIFPSTKEQKLEGKIDVEKGNENIPPELSEFFRCCSLCNMAILKLTASNNNSDVLPQSRKDSFVLTQQRLCQTGQRVSIEEQNRSSDQSMGQQHFQFVQGIGDPTEVALQVLAYKAKFAKPSLLARGFKIVQEYHFESSIKCMSIVVEYDNKLIGYLKGAPERVLDRCSTAIYEHKKWPLSDEFYEHFRNVNHYMAGNGLRVLAIAYRENMTRDDLEPREVAEQDYTFIGLAGIYDPPRPESRSAVEICKNAGITVHMVTGDHIATATEIAKMVGIIDPNTKFSHLVMTAREFELMSEGDIDELEHLPRVLARCGPESKVKLIDALHRRRMLVAMTGDGVNDAPALHCSDIGVAMGKSGSDVARQAADVILTDDNFATVVTAVQSGRRILDNINKFVAHLLSANISEVLILIFGLGIRSGNRSVFTLSTMQILWLNLATSSPPAMALGIEKADSKIMQRKPISVKQSLFYPEMAFDVLYYGLIQGILSLAAFIFSLYYIGGGVIGKHCNKYSHLSVDCTAIFESRSVTFMAMTLMILYHALNCKHFRKPVWRMNLLDNYWILAALVFGAVITIPTIYIRSLNREVFSMKEMGAIHWLLVLICLVLFIAFSELYKWFKRRFLVKYDLTSWRALFRKELSPEYYPQNLSETILKD; from the exons ATGTCAAAAAGGAGTTCAATTAGCGAATCCAGTAATGGATATACATCTACTTCTTCATTTTCAACAGAAGGCCATTCTTCCGATTCTGGCGAATACACAAATGAGGGTGTATCTGTTAAACACTTGAACCCGGCTACTCCTCGACATACAAATACTATTCCTGAGTCAGTAACTAAAAATAGTGCCGCAGCTGAATCACATACGGAAAACAGCAAAGAGCGTTCACAATCCGAGTCTTCGAGAAACTTAGATCAGTCTGACGCGAATGGCCAAGAAGCCTCTGCCTCCGAAGCTAGTGAATCGAAAAGTCGATCTTTTGAAAAAAAACAACCTGATTCTCAAAAGGTCAAGCTCAACTGGAGGGCGCGCCGCagattacgtaaaaaaaaaaagaagcagaacaTAGGTGGCTTGTATCATAGCATGACCATTGAAAAAGTTTGTGAGACTGTTCAAACCACTACCGATGTGTTGGAAGTAGGGTTGTCTTCAATAGAAGCTAAAAACCGACTTTTAGAAAATGGTCCTAACAAACTTAGTCTACATCAAGGCCCCGGCTTTATATCTCTCCTCTTTAAACATGTTGCTACTGGCCTTACGTTTATTCTACTTGTGTCCGTGATAGTTTCACTTTCGACGAAAAACTGGATTGAGGCCGGTGTGGTCCTCGCCGTTATGGTTGCGAACGTGATGATTGGCTTTGTTCAAGAGATCAAAAGTGAAAAAACCCTCTCAGCCCTTAAAAAACTTAGCGCTCCTTGCGCTCGTGTTATCCGAGATGAGCATACCATCGAAATACCCTCTCCAAACGTGGTTGTGGGAGATATTTTGCTTTTAGAACCTGGAGACGTCATCGCCGCAGATACTCGTTTGTTTTACACTAGCAACCTTCAGGTTGACGAAGCACTCCTCACTGGTGAAGCGGAGCCCGTCGAGAAAGCTACGAATGTTATCGAAGATTCGGATGCCCCGTTAGGAGATCGGCTAAATATGGCTTATGCGAGCTGTGTTGTTTCTCGAGGTCGTGGCAAAGGTATCGTGGTCGAAACGGGGAACCGAACACAAATTGGAGCAATCGCCCATCAGCTAGATACGAAAACAAAATCCACAAGTTCTCCTATTCAGAACAA ACTCGAATTCATGACTTGGATATTATTTGGACTCTCTATCGTTCTCTCTGTCATAGTCATGGCCGTTAACGAATTTGAGTTCGAAGATTCCGTTTACATTGTGTTCGCCGTTTCGATCGGGATTGCTATTGTCCCCGAGTCTTTGATCGTCGTAGTCACTTTGGCAACCTCTGTTGGCGTTAGGAAAATGGCTCGTGAGCGAGCCATCGTTCGAAGGCTCACTGCTCTTGAAACACTTGGTCAAATAACCAATATTTGCAGCGACAAAACAGGAACTCTGACCCAAGCAAAAATGATTGCCTCTTCTGTTTGGCTGCCGGATCATGGCTTCTTCACCGTTGAGGGAACTGGACTGCAGATCGTCGGAGACATCGTGAGGTCCCCTCAAATGCTCAAAAATTTTAATTCCGCCTTCCCGAACATTTTTCCTAGCACCAAAGAACAAAAACTAGAGGGAAAAATCGATGTAGAAAAGGGCAATGAAAACATTCCTCCAGAGCTGTCGGAATTCTTCCGTTGCTGTTCGTTGTGCAACATGGCCATTCTTAAACTTACTGCTTCCAATAACAATTCTGATGTTCTTCCTCAGTCTAGAAAGGATAGCTTTGTCCTCACTCAACAGCGTCTATGTCAAACTGGTCAACGAGTTTCAATCGAAGAACAAAATCGATCTTCCGATCAATCCATGGGGCAACAGCACTTTCAATTTGTTCAAGGTATCGGCGACCCTACGGAAGTTGCGTTGCAAGTTTTGGCCTACAAGGCCAAATTTGCTAAGCCCAGTTTGCTCGCCCGCGGATTTAAAATAGTTCAAGAGTATCATTTTGAATCCAGCATCAAGTGCATGTCAATTGTTGTCGAGTATGACAACAAATTAATTGGCTACCTCAAAGGTGCTCCAGAGCGTGTTTTAGACCGCTGTTCTACTGCTATATATGAACACAAAAAGTGGCCACTTTCAGATGAATTTTATGAGCACTTTCGAAACGTCAACCATTACATGGCTGGTAACGGGTTGCGCGTTCTCGCGATTGCCTATAGAGAAAACATGACTAGGGATGACCTCGAACCGAGGGAGGTGGCTGAGCAAGACTATACCTTCATTGGTCTAGCTGGAATTTATGACCCGCCTCGTCCAGAGAGCAGGTCCGCTGTTGAAATATGCAAAAATGCAGGTATCACCGTTCACATGGTTACCGGAGACCACATTGCTACGGCCACTGAGATTGCCAAAATGGTTGGTATCATCGATCCGAACACCAAATTCTCCCATTTGGTCATGACTGCTCGCGAATTTGAACTCATGAGCGAAGGAGACATTGACGAACTAGAACACTTGCCCCGTGTGTTGGCTCGCTGTGGTCCAGAAAGTAAAGTCAAGTTAATTGATGCCCTCCATAGACGTCGTATGCTTGTCGCCATGACAGGAGACGGTGTGAACGATGCACCCGCACTTCATTGCTCCGACATTGGCGTCGCCATGGGAAAGTCTGGAAGCGATGTCGCCAGACAAGCGGCAGATGTCATACTGACGGACGATAATTTTGCCACCGTTGTAACGGCGGTCCAATCAGGAAGGCGAATTTTGGATAACATCAATAAATTTGTTGCCCACCTCCTTAGCGCAAATATTTCAGAAGTCCTTATATTAATATTTGGCCTTGGAATTCGCTCAGGAAATCGAAGTGTATTTACATTATCAACTATGCAAATTCTCTGGTTAAACTTGGCTACAAGTTCTCCTCCTGCTATGGCACTTGGAATTGAAAAAGCCGACAGCAAGATCATGCAACGCAAACCCATTTCTGTGAAGCAGAGCCTATTCTATCCAGAAATGGCATTCGACGTCTTATATTATGGCCTAATTCAGGGCATTTTATCCTTGGCCGCCTTTATATTTAGTCTCTATTATATCGGAGGAGGAGTGATTGGCAAGCACTGCAACAAGTATTCCCATCTTTCTGTCGACTGTACAGCTATCTTTGAATCCAGGAGCGTCACCTTTATGGCCATGACGTTGATGATTTTATATCACGCTTTAAATTGCAAACATTTTAGAAAGCCAGTTTGGAGAATGAATCTCCTCGACAACTATTGGATTCTCGCTGCACTTGTTTTTGGGGCAGTTATTACCATTCCAACTATTTACATTAGAAGTCTCAACAGAGAAGTTTTTTCTATGAAAGAAATGGGCGCAATACATTGGTTACTCGTACTCATCTGTTTGGTTTTGTTCATCGCTTTCTCAGAATTGTATAAGTGGTTCAAGAGAAGGTTTCTTGTAAAATATGACTTGACCAGTTGGAGGGCACTATTTCGTAAAGAATTGAGCCCGGAATATTATCCTCAGAACTTGTCTGAAACAATATTGAAGGACTAA
- the LOC126320473 gene encoding uncharacterized protein LOC126320473 isoform X2 produces MTIEKVCETVQTTTDVLEVGLSSIEAKNRLLENGPNKLSLHQGPGFISLLFKHVATGLTFILLVSVIVSLSTKNWIEAGVVLAVMVANVMIGFVQEIKSEKTLSALKKLSAPCARVIRDEHTIEIPSPNVVVGDILLLEPGDVIAADTRLFYTSNLQVDEALLTGEAEPVEKATNVIEDSDAPLGDRLNMAYASCVVSRGRGKGIVVETGNRTQIGAIAHQLDTKTKSTSSPIQNKLEFMTWILFGLSIVLSVIVMAVNEFEFEDSVYIVFAVSIGIAIVPESLIVVVTLATSVGVRKMARERAIVRRLTALETLGQITNICSDKTGTLTQAKMIASSVWLPDHGFFTVEGTGLQIVGDIVRSPQMLKNFNSAFPNIFPSTKEQKLEGKIDVEKGNENIPPELSEFFRCCSLCNMAILKLTASNNNSDVLPQSRKDSFVLTQQRLCQTGQRVSIEEQNRSSDQSMGQQHFQFVQGIGDPTEVALQVLAYKAKFAKPSLLARGFKIVQEYHFESSIKCMSIVVEYDNKLIGYLKGAPERVLDRCSTAIYEHKKWPLSDEFYEHFRNVNHYMAGNGLRVLAIAYRENMTRDDLEPREVAEQDYTFIGLAGIYDPPRPESRSAVEICKNAGITVHMVTGDHIATATEIAKMVGIIDPNTKFSHLVMTAREFELMSEGDIDELEHLPRVLARCGPESKVKLIDALHRRRMLVAMTGDGVNDAPALHCSDIGVAMGKSGSDVARQAADVILTDDNFATVVTAVQSGRRILDNINKFVAHLLSANISEVLILIFGLGIRSGNRSVFTLSTMQILWLNLATSSPPAMALGIEKADSKIMQRKPISVKQSLFYPEMAFDVLYYGLIQGILSLAAFIFSLYYIGGGVIGKHCNKYSHLSVDCTAIFESRSVTFMAMTLMILYHALNCKHFRKPVWRMNLLDNYWILAALVFGAVITIPTIYIRSLNREVFSMKEMGAIHWLLVLICLVLFIAFSELYKWFKRRFLVKYDLTSWRALFRKELSPEYYPQNLSETILKD; encoded by the exons ATGACCATTGAAAAAGTTTGTGAGACTGTTCAAACCACTACCGATGTGTTGGAAGTAGGGTTGTCTTCAATAGAAGCTAAAAACCGACTTTTAGAAAATGGTCCTAACAAACTTAGTCTACATCAAGGCCCCGGCTTTATATCTCTCCTCTTTAAACATGTTGCTACTGGCCTTACGTTTATTCTACTTGTGTCCGTGATAGTTTCACTTTCGACGAAAAACTGGATTGAGGCCGGTGTGGTCCTCGCCGTTATGGTTGCGAACGTGATGATTGGCTTTGTTCAAGAGATCAAAAGTGAAAAAACCCTCTCAGCCCTTAAAAAACTTAGCGCTCCTTGCGCTCGTGTTATCCGAGATGAGCATACCATCGAAATACCCTCTCCAAACGTGGTTGTGGGAGATATTTTGCTTTTAGAACCTGGAGACGTCATCGCCGCAGATACTCGTTTGTTTTACACTAGCAACCTTCAGGTTGACGAAGCACTCCTCACTGGTGAAGCGGAGCCCGTCGAGAAAGCTACGAATGTTATCGAAGATTCGGATGCCCCGTTAGGAGATCGGCTAAATATGGCTTATGCGAGCTGTGTTGTTTCTCGAGGTCGTGGCAAAGGTATCGTGGTCGAAACGGGGAACCGAACACAAATTGGAGCAATCGCCCATCAGCTAGATACGAAAACAAAATCCACAAGTTCTCCTATTCAGAACAA ACTCGAATTCATGACTTGGATATTATTTGGACTCTCTATCGTTCTCTCTGTCATAGTCATGGCCGTTAACGAATTTGAGTTCGAAGATTCCGTTTACATTGTGTTCGCCGTTTCGATCGGGATTGCTATTGTCCCCGAGTCTTTGATCGTCGTAGTCACTTTGGCAACCTCTGTTGGCGTTAGGAAAATGGCTCGTGAGCGAGCCATCGTTCGAAGGCTCACTGCTCTTGAAACACTTGGTCAAATAACCAATATTTGCAGCGACAAAACAGGAACTCTGACCCAAGCAAAAATGATTGCCTCTTCTGTTTGGCTGCCGGATCATGGCTTCTTCACCGTTGAGGGAACTGGACTGCAGATCGTCGGAGACATCGTGAGGTCCCCTCAAATGCTCAAAAATTTTAATTCCGCCTTCCCGAACATTTTTCCTAGCACCAAAGAACAAAAACTAGAGGGAAAAATCGATGTAGAAAAGGGCAATGAAAACATTCCTCCAGAGCTGTCGGAATTCTTCCGTTGCTGTTCGTTGTGCAACATGGCCATTCTTAAACTTACTGCTTCCAATAACAATTCTGATGTTCTTCCTCAGTCTAGAAAGGATAGCTTTGTCCTCACTCAACAGCGTCTATGTCAAACTGGTCAACGAGTTTCAATCGAAGAACAAAATCGATCTTCCGATCAATCCATGGGGCAACAGCACTTTCAATTTGTTCAAGGTATCGGCGACCCTACGGAAGTTGCGTTGCAAGTTTTGGCCTACAAGGCCAAATTTGCTAAGCCCAGTTTGCTCGCCCGCGGATTTAAAATAGTTCAAGAGTATCATTTTGAATCCAGCATCAAGTGCATGTCAATTGTTGTCGAGTATGACAACAAATTAATTGGCTACCTCAAAGGTGCTCCAGAGCGTGTTTTAGACCGCTGTTCTACTGCTATATATGAACACAAAAAGTGGCCACTTTCAGATGAATTTTATGAGCACTTTCGAAACGTCAACCATTACATGGCTGGTAACGGGTTGCGCGTTCTCGCGATTGCCTATAGAGAAAACATGACTAGGGATGACCTCGAACCGAGGGAGGTGGCTGAGCAAGACTATACCTTCATTGGTCTAGCTGGAATTTATGACCCGCCTCGTCCAGAGAGCAGGTCCGCTGTTGAAATATGCAAAAATGCAGGTATCACCGTTCACATGGTTACCGGAGACCACATTGCTACGGCCACTGAGATTGCCAAAATGGTTGGTATCATCGATCCGAACACCAAATTCTCCCATTTGGTCATGACTGCTCGCGAATTTGAACTCATGAGCGAAGGAGACATTGACGAACTAGAACACTTGCCCCGTGTGTTGGCTCGCTGTGGTCCAGAAAGTAAAGTCAAGTTAATTGATGCCCTCCATAGACGTCGTATGCTTGTCGCCATGACAGGAGACGGTGTGAACGATGCACCCGCACTTCATTGCTCCGACATTGGCGTCGCCATGGGAAAGTCTGGAAGCGATGTCGCCAGACAAGCGGCAGATGTCATACTGACGGACGATAATTTTGCCACCGTTGTAACGGCGGTCCAATCAGGAAGGCGAATTTTGGATAACATCAATAAATTTGTTGCCCACCTCCTTAGCGCAAATATTTCAGAAGTCCTTATATTAATATTTGGCCTTGGAATTCGCTCAGGAAATCGAAGTGTATTTACATTATCAACTATGCAAATTCTCTGGTTAAACTTGGCTACAAGTTCTCCTCCTGCTATGGCACTTGGAATTGAAAAAGCCGACAGCAAGATCATGCAACGCAAACCCATTTCTGTGAAGCAGAGCCTATTCTATCCAGAAATGGCATTCGACGTCTTATATTATGGCCTAATTCAGGGCATTTTATCCTTGGCCGCCTTTATATTTAGTCTCTATTATATCGGAGGAGGAGTGATTGGCAAGCACTGCAACAAGTATTCCCATCTTTCTGTCGACTGTACAGCTATCTTTGAATCCAGGAGCGTCACCTTTATGGCCATGACGTTGATGATTTTATATCACGCTTTAAATTGCAAACATTTTAGAAAGCCAGTTTGGAGAATGAATCTCCTCGACAACTATTGGATTCTCGCTGCACTTGTTTTTGGGGCAGTTATTACCATTCCAACTATTTACATTAGAAGTCTCAACAGAGAAGTTTTTTCTATGAAAGAAATGGGCGCAATACATTGGTTACTCGTACTCATCTGTTTGGTTTTGTTCATCGCTTTCTCAGAATTGTATAAGTGGTTCAAGAGAAGGTTTCTTGTAAAATATGACTTGACCAGTTGGAGGGCACTATTTCGTAAAGAATTGAGCCCGGAATATTATCCTCAGAACTTGTCTGAAACAATATTGAAGGACTAA